A window of Mytilus edulis chromosome 10, xbMytEdul2.2, whole genome shotgun sequence contains these coding sequences:
- the LOC139492849 gene encoding uncharacterized protein — MVQRRAARFVTSTYSREPGTVTNILQTLGWSTLATRRQGARLILLYKILHGEASVIIPDYIRRPTVTTRQYHRDRFSRVSTSTDAYKYSFIPRTVVDWNQLPECAIQAPTTVAFRVCVWQFLA, encoded by the coding sequence ATGGTACAACGAAGAGCTGCCCGATTTGTAACATCAACCTATTCTCGGGAACCAGGAACTGTAACCAACATCCTACAGACACTTGGCTGGTCAACACTAGCAACACGCAGACAAGGAGCCAGGCTCATACTCCTTTATAAGATCCTACATGGAGAAGCATCAGTCATTATTCCAGATTACATCAGGAGACCAACTGTAACAACCCGACAATACCACAGAGACAGGTTTTCCAGAGTCAGCACTTCAACGGATGCCTATAAATACAGTTTCATCCCAAGAACAGTTGTTGACTGGAACCAACTACCTGAATGTGCCATCCAAGCTCCCACAACAGTCGCCTTCCGGGTCTGTGTGTGGCAGTTCCTGGCGTAA
- the LOC139492850 gene encoding uncharacterized protein has product MSQKRKKRCKEDWSKSTQAYYGLSWRTLSETNSLEFKNIVSIVPNDFFVISRLPDKILLGYFTKEIRNGNRFMIEIKFESNGQWFIIAQGKTIKFDEISIENNSYLNMSNHSVFETVRQLNFCSGFPAVYGSHIQPDVSVYKEHVSIFGDENSETIRLRSKSCKIVLPFKTSNVASHLCYFCKKSKCSPEKEKENSNCTELPLEKKSKINENKDNEVSEEVTLNEGDNGDMTEIFNKIFPDCSVKMQTFLLSQKMALERHPFGRRWNKEIIRLCLTLWCRSPKGYIELRNSNFLILPSHNLLQRYKNSVEQKSGINKEILHWMANEAKIKNIPPEGYKGGLMIDEMSIQPDLQFRKKNGDIELIGFTECTPDSIVFENMKTGKSDRTLATHVLQLVFLGFTGFRFPFAHFPTTTATGYELYLLLWKSVQMLSMFGFCIEYVSTDGAQSNRDMMKLLLPGFDSANPITCSFQNVYNVTCQKLFFIMDFSHVIKKIRNNVSKSGTAAFCKKHLKVNDKFIEWNHFKDAYLWDLQNPFPIYRKLTQEHIFLTSESKMRNHLAEDILNKDMLHLMQVYKESQKKNDTLNATIELIKHTSIIISNFRDPRPITDADDHRLAQNQEVLDWFIHWEKSVINDHTITNKQKHLISYQTRQDIVSCIMGFDELCKYKLKNSHASIIASRVNSDVVENMFCQQRTLHNGANTNPTYLGYCNTVNSVILGQHAISKKSNAGGVEESCNMSLQLKKKVY; this is encoded by the coding sequence ATgtcacaaaaaagaaaaaaaaggtgtAAAGAGGACTGGAGCAAGTCTACTCAGGCTTATTATGGACTGTCATGGCGTACACTGTCCGAAACAAATTCTTTAGAATTTAAAAACATAGTTTCTATTGTGCCAAATGACTTTTTTGTAATATCAAGACTCCCAGATAAAATATTGCTTGGTTATTTCACAAAGGAAATCAGAAATGGCAACAGATTCATgattgaaattaaatttgaatCCAACGGTCAATGGTTCATAATTGCACAAGGGAAAACAATTAAGTTTGATGAAATCAGTATTGAAAATAACAGTTATTTAAACATGTCAAATCATTCTGTTTTTGAAACTGTTAGACAATTAAATTTTTGTAGTGGTTTTCCGGCTGTTTACGGCAGTCATATTCAACCAGATGTTTCTGTATACAAAGAGCATGTGTCTATTTTTGGAGATGAAAACTCAGAAACAATTCGTTTAAGGTCAAAATCGTGTAAAATTGTTTTACCATTCAAAACATCAAATGTTGCTTCACATTTGTGctatttctgtaaaaaaagtaaatgttctccagaaaaggaaaaggaaaattCTAACTGTACTGAATTAcctcttgaaaaaaaatctaaaataaatgaaaataaagataacGAGGTTAGTGAAGAAGTAACTTTAAATGAGGGTGATAATGGTGACATGAccgaaatatttaataaaatttttcCAGATTGTTCTgttaaaatgcaaacattttTACTATCTCAAAAGATGGCTTTAGAGCGCCATCCTTTTGGGAGAAGgtggaataaagaaattataagacTGTGTTTGACACTGTGGTGCCGAAGCCCGAAAGGTTATATTGAGCTAAGGAatagcaattttttaattttaccatcCCACAATCTTTTACAACGGTATAAAAATTCTGTTGAACAAAAAAGTGGAATAAACAAAGAAATCCTGCATTGGATGGCAAATGAGgctaaaatcaaaaatattccACCAGAGGGCTACAAGGGAGGTCTCATGATAGATGAGATGTCCATTCAACCAGAtttacaatttagaaaaaaaaatggtgataTTGAACTCATAGGTTTTACAGAGTGTACACCAGATTCAATTGTGTTTGAAAACATGAAAACTGGGAAAAGTGACAGGACTCTTGCGACTCATGTGTTACAGCTAGTGTTTTTAGGTTTTACTGGCTTTCGATTTCCGTTTGCTCATTTCCCTACCACCACAGCAACTGGTTATGAGCTCTATTTATTACTTTGGAAATCTGTTCAAATGTTGTCAATGTTTGGTTTTTGTATTGAGTATGTAAGTACAGATGGGGCTCAAAGTAACAGAGACATGATGAAACTTCTGCTACCTGGATTTGATTCTGCTAACCCGATCACATGttcttttcaaaatgtatataatgtaACTTGtcagaaacttttttttatcatggacTTTTCccatgttattaaaaaaattagaaataatgtCTCTAAAAGCGGAACTGCAGCATTTTGCAAAAAACATTTGAAAGTTAATGACAAGTTCATTGAATGGAACCATTTTAAGGACGCCTACCTCTGGGATCTTCAAAATCCATTTCCAATATACAGGAAGCTCACACAGGAACACATTTTTCTGACATCTGAAAGTAAAATGAGAAATCATTTGGCGGAGGACATCTTAAataaagatatgttacatttaatGCAAGTATACAAAGAAAGCCAAAAGAAAAATGATACACTGAATGCAACTATCGAACTTATCAAACATACCAGCATCATAATCAGTAATTTCCGTGATCCAAGGCCAATAACTGATGCCGATGATCATCGGTTAGCCCAAAATCAAGAGGTATTAGATTGGTTTATTCATTGGGAAAAGAGTGTTATAAATGACCATACAATAACAAACAAGCAAAAACATCTAATTTCTTATCAAACTAGACAGGACATTGTATCCTGTATCATGGGATTTGATGAATTGTGCAAGTATAAACTTAAGAATTCACATGCGTCTATAATTGCGAGTAGAGTGAATAGTGATGTTGTGGAAAATATGTTTTGTCAACAGAGGACGTTACACAATGGGGCAAATACCAACCCCACATATTTGGGGTACTGTAATACTGTAAACTCTGTTATTTTGGGACAACATgctatttcaaaaaaatctaatGCAGGAGGTGTAGAAGAATCATGTAACATGTCTCTACAGTTAAAGAAAAAGGTATATTAA